A region from the Canis lupus baileyi chromosome 27, mCanLup2.hap1, whole genome shotgun sequence genome encodes:
- the YDJC gene encoding carbohydrate deacetylase isoform X2 produces MARPRVRLVVTADDFGYCPRRDEGIVEAFLAGAVTSVSLLVNGAAAESAAELAGRYRIPTGLHANLSEGRPVGPACHGASTLLSPEGFFLGKMGFREAVAAGGVALPQVREELEAQLIRFRELLGGDPTHVDGHQHVHVLPGGRMPSWA; encoded by the exons ATGGCCCGCCCGCGAGTGCGGCTGGTGGTCACCGCGGACGACTTTGGTTACTGCCCGCGGCGCGATGAGGGCATCGTAGAGGCCTTTCTGGCGGGGGCTGTGACCAGCGTGTCTCTGCTGGTCAACGGCGCAGCGGCGGAGAGCGCGGCGGAGCTGGCCGGCAG GTACCGAATCCCCACCGGCCTCCACGCCAACCTGTCCGAGGGCCGCCCCGTGGGCCCGGCCTGCCACGGCGCCTCGACGCTGCTCAGCCCCGAAGGCTTCTTCCTCGGCAAGATGGGATTTCGAGAGGCAGTGGCGGCCGGAGGCGTCGCCTTGCCCCAG GTGCGGGAGGAGCTGGAGGCCCAGCTGATTCGCTTCCGGGAGCTCCTGGGCGGGGACCCCACTCACGTGGACGGGCACCAGCACGTGCACGTGCTCCCAG GTGGACGGATGCCTTCGTGGGCTTGA